A window of Rubricoccus marinus contains these coding sequences:
- a CDS encoding alpha/beta hydrolase — MQTVTTAHVLGRKALQKACGQECVDWATAMLVAGHDGEALVELAGMSPPHNHFELAPLRDRALVEVGMPDLGPGRAIEAYVAEILRMMLAGKADLGDTLRDLKDLSLAHDHPHVLLDFYLLYHARDTLRDHEKQYYWDGATRETIDAIILSRAAAFVHEDRRESERPLAPEAEKGRLPCWTRFRSLMSRLLLLAALVLTPLASALAQTVSDPETEAFRLAGPSGEYDIEVTFPPGYDRARGEPLPTLYYLDGWRNAALAKGLHRVAMTIAPRGGTQPVRPFLLVGVSTVGGEAAYQRGRNKDYTPTPFVPPRGVTFTMGASARLDSASTGGAEAFYAFLRDRVIPEVEARFPSDPAQRALSGHSFGGLFTTWMMESHPDLFADYLALSPSLFWDRSYLLDAAFAGARARGARVFLGVGDEERGGIGDLAGRAEQLAERFRAMPELTVTLRVYDGADHQGVLAPGLWDGMMALYER, encoded by the coding sequence ATGCAGACCGTCACGACTGCCCACGTCCTCGGCCGGAAGGCGCTCCAGAAGGCCTGTGGCCAGGAGTGTGTGGACTGGGCCACGGCCATGTTGGTCGCCGGGCATGACGGCGAGGCGCTCGTGGAACTGGCCGGGATGAGCCCGCCCCACAACCACTTCGAGTTGGCGCCGCTGCGGGACCGCGCGCTGGTAGAGGTCGGGATGCCGGACCTCGGGCCGGGCCGTGCCATCGAGGCCTACGTCGCGGAGATCCTCCGGATGATGCTCGCCGGGAAGGCCGACCTCGGCGACACGCTGCGGGACCTGAAGGACCTCTCGCTAGCGCACGATCACCCGCACGTCCTCCTGGACTTCTACCTCCTCTACCACGCCCGCGACACGCTTCGAGACCATGAGAAGCAGTACTACTGGGACGGTGCCACGCGAGAGACCATCGACGCGATCATCCTGAGCCGGGCCGCGGCGTTCGTGCACGAGGACCGCAGGGAAAGCGAGCGGCCTCTGGCGCCAGAGGCTGAGAAGGGACGTCTACCTTGCTGGACTCGTTTCCGGTCTCTGATGTCTCGACTCCTGCTGCTCGCCGCCCTCGTGCTCACGCCGCTGGCGAGCGCCCTCGCGCAGACGGTCTCGGACCCCGAGACCGAGGCGTTCCGGCTGGCCGGCCCCTCTGGCGAGTACGACATCGAGGTCACGTTCCCGCCGGGCTACGACCGCGCCAGAGGCGAGCCGCTTCCGACGCTCTACTACCTGGACGGCTGGCGCAACGCGGCGCTGGCGAAGGGGCTGCACCGGGTCGCGATGACGATCGCGCCGAGGGGCGGCACGCAGCCGGTCCGGCCGTTCTTGCTCGTCGGCGTCTCGACGGTAGGAGGCGAGGCGGCGTACCAGCGGGGCCGCAACAAAGACTACACGCCCACACCCTTTGTCCCGCCGCGCGGGGTCACGTTCACGATGGGCGCGTCGGCTCGTTTGGATTCGGCCTCTACGGGCGGGGCGGAGGCGTTCTACGCCTTTCTGCGGGACCGCGTGATCCCCGAGGTGGAAGCGCGTTTCCCCTCCGATCCTGCGCAGCGCGCGCTTTCGGGCCACTCCTTTGGCGGGCTGTTCACCACCTGGATGATGGAGAGCCACCCGGACCTGTTCGCGGACTACCTCGCGCTCTCGCCGTCGCTGTTCTGGGACCGCTCGTACCTCCTCGATGCCGCCTTCGCGGGCGCTCGCGCCAGAGGCGCGCGGGTGTTCCTCGGCGTCGGCGATGAGGAGCGGGGAGGGATCGGGGACCTGGCCGGGCGTGCCGAGCAACTCGCCGAACGTTTCCGCGCGATGCCCGAGCTCACGGTCACGCTCCGCGTCTACGACGGCGCGGACCACCAGGGTGTCCTCGCGCCGGGCCTGTGGGACGGCATGATGGCGCTCTACGAGAGGTAG
- a CDS encoding NAD-dependent epimerase/dehydratase family protein: MLVLVTGASGFVGSHLVPALLAAGHTVRALSRSPEADPREGVETVHGDVTDVGSLKGAFEGVDAVVHLVGIIDESPSKGVTFEAIHVDGTRNVAHAAKEAGVERFVHMSANGARLDGKSEYQTTKWRAEEIARGVGFEHLVVFRPSTLFGDPGPDNPEFAKRLWETLVKPFPVLPVFGKGDYELQPVHVQACADAMAAAVTREASGGESYCVAGHERIPYTEVLKRIARGGGIEPKPTAPVPIFAARLGVNTLGKAGLLPISPAQFEMLVEGNTCDPTAFFEDFGVTSPAFDGESLGYLATY; this comes from the coding sequence ATGCTCGTCCTCGTCACCGGCGCCAGCGGCTTTGTCGGCTCCCACCTCGTTCCCGCGCTGCTCGCGGCCGGCCACACCGTCCGCGCGCTTTCGCGCTCGCCAGAGGCAGACCCGCGCGAGGGCGTCGAAACCGTCCACGGCGACGTGACCGATGTGGGCTCGCTGAAAGGCGCCTTCGAGGGCGTGGACGCGGTCGTGCACCTCGTCGGCATCATCGACGAGAGCCCGTCGAAGGGCGTGACGTTCGAGGCCATCCACGTGGACGGCACGCGCAACGTGGCGCACGCGGCGAAAGAGGCGGGGGTGGAGCGGTTCGTGCACATGAGCGCGAACGGCGCGCGGCTGGACGGCAAGAGCGAGTACCAGACCACGAAGTGGCGCGCGGAGGAGATCGCCAGAGGCGTCGGCTTTGAGCATCTGGTCGTCTTCCGGCCATCCACGCTCTTCGGAGACCCCGGCCCTGACAACCCCGAGTTCGCCAAGCGGCTCTGGGAGACCCTCGTCAAGCCGTTCCCGGTCCTGCCTGTCTTCGGCAAGGGTGACTACGAGCTCCAGCCCGTCCACGTCCAGGCCTGCGCCGACGCGATGGCCGCGGCGGTCACGCGCGAGGCCTCTGGCGGCGAGAGCTACTGCGTGGCCGGCCACGAGCGCATCCCGTACACGGAGGTGCTCAAGCGCATCGCCAGAGGCGGCGGCATCGAGCCCAAGCCGACGGCGCCGGTGCCCATCTTCGCGGCCCGGCTAGGCGTTAACACGCTCGGCAAAGCGGGCCTGCTGCCCATTTCACCCGCCCAGTTCGAGATGCTGGTGGAGGGCAACACGTGCGACCCGACGGCCTTTTTCGAGGACTTCGGCGTGACCTCGCCCGCGTTCGACGGCGAGAGCCTGGGGTACCTCGCGACGTACTAA
- a CDS encoding DinB family protein, which translates to MTALVALESHRLALVARLDALAPETVHARPASGGWSLAQIVEHLYRIDRGVKLDGERASAPVRLTSGARRRVLSGILALPLRIPAPPGAGPILPGPAPDYAATRDAWADLRGLWRQRLPSVPPEAVAFWHPMFGPFVTGDAFAFLLAHHRHHDAQVERTLAAVR; encoded by the coding sequence ATGACCGCGCTCGTTGCCCTGGAGTCGCACCGTCTCGCGCTCGTCGCGCGGCTGGACGCGCTCGCGCCAGAGACCGTCCACGCGCGCCCGGCCTCTGGCGGCTGGAGCCTGGCGCAGATCGTGGAGCACCTGTACCGGATCGATCGGGGGGTGAAGCTGGACGGGGAGCGGGCGTCCGCGCCGGTGCGGCTCACGAGCGGCGCACGGCGCCGCGTGCTCTCGGGCATCCTCGCGCTGCCGCTGCGGATCCCGGCGCCTCCAGGTGCCGGCCCCATCCTGCCCGGCCCCGCCCCGGACTACGCTGCCACGCGCGACGCCTGGGCCGACCTCCGGGGCCTCTGGCGCCAGAGGTTGCCGTCGGTCCCGCCAGAGGCCGTCGCGTTCTGGCACCCGATGTTCGGGCCGTTTGTGACAGGGGACGCCTTTGCGTTTCTCCTCGCACATCACCGGCACCACGACGCGCAGGTGGAGCGCACGCTCGCGGCCGTCCGGTAG
- a CDS encoding calcium/sodium antiporter, whose translation MALHLLTLAGGLALLMVAASGLVRGASALALRFGLSPLIVGLTVVAFGTSAPELVVSVQATLAGAGGIAVGNVVGSNIANVGLILGIAVLVRPIASDRSVLRRDLPALLAATALAAVFLLDRQASAWEGAFLLAALFAYLAWSLTLARREGAAPEIASGARGPAWRDALFVVLGLAGLVVGADLFVGAATALAEAAGVSNAVIGLTVVALGTSLPELATSVVAAWRGEGSIAVGNVIGSNLFNLLGILGVAALVRPIVVPGLQPLDVAVMGAFVLILVPMMLSGRRLVRAEAGVLIAGYAGYMVYLGALHG comes from the coding sequence ATGGCTCTCCATCTCCTCACGCTGGCAGGCGGTCTCGCGCTTCTGATGGTGGCCGCGAGCGGGCTCGTGCGTGGCGCGTCTGCGCTGGCGCTCCGGTTCGGCCTCTCGCCGCTTATCGTGGGCCTCACGGTTGTCGCGTTCGGGACGAGCGCGCCGGAACTCGTAGTCAGCGTGCAGGCGACGCTGGCGGGCGCCGGCGGGATCGCCGTGGGCAACGTGGTCGGCTCCAACATCGCGAACGTGGGGCTCATCCTCGGGATCGCCGTTCTCGTGCGGCCCATCGCCTCCGACCGCTCCGTGCTCCGCCGCGACCTCCCGGCCCTGCTCGCCGCGACGGCGCTCGCGGCGGTGTTCCTGCTGGACCGGCAGGCCAGCGCCTGGGAGGGCGCGTTCCTCCTCGCGGCCCTGTTTGCCTACCTCGCGTGGAGCCTCACGCTCGCCCGCCGCGAGGGCGCCGCCCCCGAGATTGCCTCTGGCGCCAGAGGCCCCGCGTGGCGCGACGCGCTGTTCGTGGTCCTCGGGCTGGCCGGGCTGGTGGTGGGCGCGGACCTGTTCGTCGGCGCCGCGACGGCGCTCGCCGAGGCCGCGGGCGTTTCCAACGCCGTGATCGGGCTTACCGTCGTGGCGCTGGGCACGAGCTTGCCCGAGCTCGCGACGTCGGTTGTGGCGGCGTGGCGCGGCGAGGGCTCCATCGCCGTGGGCAACGTGATCGGGTCCAACCTTTTCAACCTGCTCGGCATCCTCGGCGTGGCGGCGCTGGTCCGCCCCATCGTGGTCCCGGGCCTCCAGCCGCTCGATGTCGCCGTCATGGGCGCGTTCGTGCTCATCCTCGTCCCGATGATGCTCTCCGGCCGCCGCCTCGTGCGCGCGGAGGCGGGCGTGCTCATCGCCGGCTACGCGGGCTACATGGTGTACCTCGGCGCCCTGCACGGGTAG
- a CDS encoding cation:proton antiporter — protein sequence MLSFPLAAAPLPFVGELAALFAAGVLVAYLCYKVRLVPIAGFLLAGVAVGPNALGLVTDLELVQQIAEVGVILLLFSIGVEFSLKEMARLARPIFLGGGVQVGLTIAAVAGIALALGVPFGASVFTGFLVAMSSTAIVLKVLAERAESDTPVGRIALAMLLFQDIIIVVMALLIPILAGEGGTGLGIAWALGKAALVIVAVLVGARQIVPWFLDRIAKTRRTELFLLAVAAICLGVGWAASLAGVSIALGAFLAGLLVSESDYAEHALSEVLPLQTLFTAAFFLSVGMLLDPAFLVQNLGWVLLAAAGVLLLKGVIAAIGARVIGYPIGVALAGGLALGQVGEFSFVLALEGASVGLTPLALGETGSQGLIAVTVVLMILTPLLIATAPRLAALGRRMETATDGAAPEAEAASGGGHGHGVGLADHTVVIGYGPAGRRLARVLADVGIPFAVSDMNARSLQEAREDDIPVVYGDASREPILLSLGADRAKLLVVAINDRDATRRIVSVARHLNPTLQIIARTRFTTDVETLTRAGADVVVPEELETTVRLFSQVLGAYLVPKDEIERQVSAVRQDDYGVLRGSIQEAHLMVLQGLDEEGLHTRAVAVREGAPAAGRSLADLSLRQRHGITVMAVRRGRQTIGNPAGEFQVEAGDRLVMVAEAEQFAASADLFRTPLED from the coding sequence GTGCTGTCCTTCCCTCTCGCCGCCGCCCCGCTCCCGTTCGTGGGAGAGCTCGCCGCGCTGTTCGCCGCTGGCGTCCTCGTAGCGTACCTGTGCTACAAAGTGCGGCTCGTGCCGATCGCGGGGTTCTTGCTCGCGGGCGTGGCCGTGGGGCCGAATGCGCTGGGGCTGGTAACGGACCTGGAACTGGTGCAGCAGATCGCCGAGGTGGGCGTGATCCTGCTCTTGTTCTCCATCGGCGTGGAGTTCTCGCTCAAGGAGATGGCGCGGCTGGCGCGGCCCATCTTCCTAGGCGGCGGCGTGCAGGTGGGGCTGACGATTGCGGCCGTGGCCGGGATCGCGCTCGCGCTCGGCGTGCCGTTTGGAGCGTCGGTCTTTACGGGCTTTCTCGTCGCGATGTCGTCCACGGCGATCGTGCTGAAGGTGCTGGCGGAGCGCGCCGAGTCCGACACGCCGGTCGGGCGGATCGCGCTAGCGATGCTGCTTTTCCAGGACATCATCATCGTGGTCATGGCGCTGCTCATCCCGATCCTCGCGGGCGAGGGCGGGACGGGCCTCGGCATCGCGTGGGCGCTGGGCAAGGCGGCGCTCGTGATCGTGGCGGTCCTCGTGGGCGCGCGGCAGATCGTGCCGTGGTTCTTGGACCGCATCGCGAAGACGCGCCGGACCGAGCTGTTTCTGCTCGCCGTCGCGGCGATCTGCCTGGGCGTGGGCTGGGCCGCGAGCCTGGCGGGCGTGAGCATCGCGCTGGGCGCGTTCCTGGCGGGCCTCCTGGTCTCCGAGAGCGACTACGCCGAGCACGCGCTGAGCGAGGTGCTCCCGCTCCAGACGCTGTTCACCGCCGCGTTCTTCCTCTCGGTCGGGATGCTGCTGGACCCGGCGTTCCTGGTGCAGAACCTGGGCTGGGTGCTTCTGGCGGCGGCGGGCGTGCTCCTGCTCAAGGGCGTCATCGCGGCCATCGGCGCGCGGGTGATCGGCTACCCGATAGGCGTGGCGCTGGCGGGCGGGCTCGCGCTCGGGCAGGTCGGCGAGTTCTCGTTCGTGCTCGCGCTGGAGGGCGCGTCGGTCGGCCTGACGCCTCTGGCGCTGGGCGAGACGGGCAGCCAGGGCCTGATCGCCGTGACCGTCGTGCTGATGATCCTCACGCCGCTGCTCATCGCGACGGCGCCGCGGCTGGCGGCGCTCGGCCGGCGCATGGAGACCGCGACCGACGGCGCGGCGCCAGAGGCGGAGGCGGCCTCTGGCGGAGGCCACGGCCACGGCGTGGGCCTCGCGGACCACACCGTCGTCATCGGCTACGGCCCGGCGGGGCGGCGGCTCGCGCGCGTGCTGGCCGACGTGGGCATCCCGTTCGCGGTTAGCGACATGAACGCGCGGAGCCTCCAAGAGGCGCGGGAGGACGACATCCCTGTCGTCTACGGGGACGCCTCGCGCGAGCCCATCCTGCTCAGCCTCGGCGCCGACCGCGCCAAGCTGCTCGTCGTCGCCATCAACGACCGCGACGCCACGCGGCGCATCGTGTCGGTCGCGCGGCACCTCAACCCGACGCTCCAGATCATCGCGCGGACGCGGTTCACGACCGACGTCGAAACGCTTACTCGCGCCGGCGCCGACGTCGTCGTTCCAGAGGAGTTGGAGACCACGGTCCGGCTGTTCTCGCAGGTTCTCGGCGCGTACCTCGTGCCCAAGGACGAGATCGAGCGGCAGGTCTCGGCCGTGCGCCAGGACGACTACGGCGTGCTCCGGGGCTCCATCCAAGAAGCGCACCTCATGGTGCTCCAGGGGCTGGACGAGGAAGGCCTGCACACGCGCGCGGTCGCGGTGCGGGAGGGCGCGCCTGCGGCCGGGCGGTCGCTCGCGGACCTCTCGCTCCGCCAGAGGCACGGCATCACGGTCATGGCCGTCCGCCGCGGGCGCCAGACCATCGGCAACCCGGCGGGCGAGTTTCAGGTGGAGGCCGGCGACCGGCTCGTGATGGTGGCCGAGGCGGAGCAATTCGCAGCCTCGGCGGACCTGTTCCGCACGCCGCTCGAGGACTGA
- a CDS encoding D-2-hydroxyacid dehydrogenase, producing the protein MPTLLVCLSTDQLADLGRVREIASGYDVVRATGERVRDVLKDAEIALGFPPPALVAEAPRLRWLQSWSAGLDWLVEHEDFYPAAHPDLVVTSASGIHAVPIGEHVLAVLLAFSRRLPLALRDQRAKRWGGSEDYDGVFEWLCKRLVMVGAGSIGERVIELAGALGMSAVAVRASGAETPGALRTVTPEAMAGELAEADAVVAALPLTDATYRMLDAETFGALKPGALFVNVGRGETVDQYDLVEALRSGQIGAAALDVFDDEPLPASSPLWEMDNVILTPHVAGDSPQYARRALALFADNLRSWRAGDELRNRVDLAAGY; encoded by the coding sequence ATGCCCACGCTTCTCGTCTGCCTTTCCACCGACCAACTCGCCGACCTCGGCCGCGTCCGGGAGATCGCGAGCGGCTACGACGTGGTCCGGGCCACAGGCGAGCGTGTCCGAGACGTGCTGAAGGACGCCGAGATCGCCCTCGGATTCCCCCCGCCCGCTCTCGTCGCGGAGGCGCCGCGGCTGCGGTGGCTCCAGTCGTGGAGCGCCGGGCTGGACTGGTTGGTAGAGCACGAGGACTTCTACCCCGCCGCGCACCCGGACCTCGTGGTGACGAGCGCGTCGGGCATCCACGCGGTACCCATCGGCGAGCACGTGCTCGCCGTCCTGCTCGCGTTCTCGCGCCGGCTGCCTCTGGCGCTGCGCGATCAGCGCGCAAAGCGGTGGGGCGGGAGCGAGGACTACGACGGCGTGTTCGAGTGGCTCTGCAAGCGGCTCGTGATGGTCGGCGCCGGCTCCATCGGTGAGCGCGTGATCGAGCTTGCGGGCGCGCTCGGCATGTCCGCCGTCGCCGTCCGCGCCAGCGGCGCCGAGACGCCCGGCGCCCTCCGCACGGTCACGCCAGAGGCCATGGCGGGCGAGCTCGCCGAGGCCGACGCCGTTGTGGCGGCGCTGCCCTTGACCGACGCGACCTACCGGATGCTGGACGCCGAGACGTTTGGCGCGCTCAAGCCCGGCGCCCTTTTCGTCAACGTCGGGCGGGGCGAGACCGTGGACCAGTACGACTTGGTGGAGGCGCTCCGCTCCGGGCAGATCGGTGCCGCCGCGCTCGACGTGTTCGACGACGAGCCGCTTCCGGCGTCGTCTCCGCTGTGGGAGATGGACAACGTGATCCTCACTCCGCACGTCGCCGGCGACTCGCCGCAGTACGCCCGGCGCGCGCTCGCCCTTTTCGCCGACAACCTCCGCTCCTGGCGTGCCGGCGACGAGCTCCGCAACCGCGTGGACCTGGCGGCGGGCTACTAG
- the ispG gene encoding flavodoxin-dependent (E)-4-hydroxy-3-methylbut-2-enyl-diphosphate synthase produces MERSQEESTQAAQAPVRPRRHSRQVTLRYAVDGEPRELKIGGGAPITVQSMTTGKTHDVENCLAEIKELADAGADVVRVAVPRPEDAEALKDIVHGATVPIVADIHFNHKYALKALEAGVAKVRINPGNIGKPEWEREVLLAAKERGTPIRIGVNGGSLEKDILDKYGYPRPEALFESAMRHVEACTRVGFEDIVISVKHSDVYFMIQSYRLLAEATDYPLHLGVTESGSLKTGPIKSSIGIGSLLADGIGDTIRVSLAADSVNEVRVGHQILKSLRLGRPGVNVIACPTCGRLAGDLFSVVDEVEEAVAARGFDKDLSVALMGCAVNGPGEAAGADLGVSLGRGRAHIFKRGETVGTVDQHEIADAVIQMIENWDEAAEGNSPGQ; encoded by the coding sequence ATGGAACGCTCTCAGGAAGAATCCACCCAGGCTGCTCAGGCGCCTGTCCGCCCGCGCCGTCACAGCCGTCAGGTCACGTTGCGCTACGCCGTGGACGGCGAGCCGCGCGAGCTGAAGATCGGCGGCGGCGCCCCGATCACGGTCCAGAGCATGACCACGGGCAAGACGCACGACGTCGAGAACTGCCTCGCGGAGATCAAGGAGCTGGCCGACGCGGGTGCGGACGTGGTGCGCGTCGCGGTCCCGCGCCCGGAGGACGCCGAGGCGCTGAAGGACATCGTCCACGGCGCGACGGTCCCCATCGTGGCCGATATCCACTTCAACCACAAGTACGCGCTGAAGGCGCTGGAGGCGGGCGTGGCCAAGGTGCGCATCAACCCCGGCAACATCGGCAAGCCGGAGTGGGAGCGCGAGGTGCTGCTGGCGGCCAAGGAGCGCGGCACGCCCATCCGCATCGGCGTCAACGGCGGCTCGCTGGAAAAGGACATCCTGGACAAGTACGGCTACCCGCGCCCCGAGGCGCTGTTCGAGAGCGCGATGCGCCACGTGGAGGCGTGCACGCGCGTCGGCTTCGAGGACATCGTGATCTCGGTCAAGCACTCGGACGTGTACTTCATGATCCAGAGCTACCGGCTTCTGGCGGAGGCGACGGACTACCCGCTGCACCTCGGCGTGACCGAAAGCGGGAGCCTCAAGACCGGCCCTATCAAGAGCAGCATCGGTATCGGCTCTCTGCTCGCGGACGGCATCGGCGACACGATCCGCGTGAGCCTCGCGGCGGACTCGGTCAACGAGGTCCGCGTGGGGCACCAGATCCTCAAAAGCCTCCGCCTGGGCCGCCCCGGCGTCAACGTTATCGCGTGCCCCACGTGTGGGCGCCTGGCAGGTGACCTCTTCTCGGTCGTGGACGAGGTGGAGGAGGCCGTCGCCGCCAGAGGCTTCGACAAGGATTTGAGCGTGGCGCTGATGGGCTGCGCCGTCAACGGACCCGGCGAGGCCGCTGGCGCGGATCTTGGCGTAAGCCTCGGCCGCGGCCGCGCGCACATCTTCAAGCGCGGCGAGACCGTCGGGACCGTGGATCAGCACGAGATCGCGGACGCGGTGATCCAGATGATCGAGAACTGGGACGAGGCGGCGGAAGGAAACAGCCCCGGCCAGTAG
- a CDS encoding phospholipase D-like domain-containing protein: MKHKRIWVVTAAVIITAFGVVIALNFAGPARQVERRIGHRYPLDSPQFTREMGVLLGPGILGGNSVEALQNGDEIFPAMLAAIDSAETTITFETYIYWSGEIGDRFSRALARKAREGVAVKVLLDWVGSAKMDGAILDSLRASGASVEQYRPLAWYTLSRLNNRTHRKLLVVDGRVGFTGGVGIADVWTGDAQDPEHWRDIHFRVEGPVVGQLQAAFMDNWIETTGEVLNGPDYFPPLESTGGVPAQMFTSSPAGGSDSMRLMYLMAIAAAERTLDLNAAYFVPDQLILGALVAAQERGVRVRILVPGEHLDSELVALSSKRSWGPLLQAGVAIAEYEPTMIHTKMLIIDGEMVSVGSTNFDIRSFELNDEASLNLYDRDFAQAMTEVFEADFAQGRAYTYAMWENRPWGEKFAETVLIPIKSQL; this comes from the coding sequence ATGAAGCACAAGCGCATCTGGGTGGTCACCGCCGCCGTCATCATCACGGCTTTTGGCGTCGTGATCGCCCTCAACTTCGCCGGGCCCGCGCGGCAGGTGGAGCGCCGGATCGGGCACCGGTATCCGCTGGACAGCCCGCAGTTCACGCGCGAGATGGGCGTGCTGCTCGGGCCCGGCATCCTGGGCGGAAACAGCGTGGAAGCGCTCCAGAACGGCGACGAGATCTTCCCGGCCATGCTCGCCGCCATCGACAGCGCCGAGACGACCATCACGTTCGAGACCTACATCTACTGGTCCGGCGAGATCGGCGACCGGTTTTCCCGGGCCCTCGCGCGGAAGGCCCGCGAGGGCGTCGCCGTCAAGGTCCTGCTGGACTGGGTCGGCTCCGCGAAGATGGACGGCGCGATCTTGGACTCCCTCCGGGCCTCTGGCGCGAGCGTGGAGCAGTACCGGCCGCTGGCGTGGTACACGCTCTCGCGGCTGAACAACCGCACGCACCGCAAGCTCCTCGTCGTGGACGGAAGGGTGGGCTTTACCGGCGGCGTCGGCATCGCCGACGTGTGGACGGGCGACGCGCAGGACCCCGAGCACTGGCGTGACATCCACTTCCGCGTGGAAGGGCCGGTGGTGGGCCAGCTCCAGGCGGCCTTTATGGACAACTGGATCGAGACGACCGGCGAGGTCCTCAACGGGCCGGACTACTTCCCCCCGCTGGAGAGCACCGGCGGCGTCCCGGCGCAGATGTTTACCAGCTCGCCCGCCGGCGGCAGCGATAGCATGCGGCTGATGTACCTCATGGCCATCGCCGCTGCGGAGAGGACGCTGGACCTCAACGCGGCCTACTTCGTCCCGGACCAGCTCATCCTGGGCGCGCTCGTGGCGGCGCAGGAGCGCGGCGTGCGGGTCCGCATCCTCGTGCCCGGCGAGCACCTGGACTCCGAACTCGTCGCGCTCTCTTCCAAGCGTAGCTGGGGCCCGCTTCTCCAGGCGGGCGTCGCCATCGCGGAGTACGAGCCCACGATGATCCACACCAAGATGCTCATCATCGACGGCGAGATGGTCTCGGTCGGCTCCACCAACTTCGACATCCGCTCGTTCGAGCTCAACGACGAGGCCAGCCTCAACCTCTACGACCGGGACTTCGCGCAGGCGATGACGGAGGTGTTCGAGGCCGATTTCGCCCAGGGCCGCGCGTACACCTACGCGATGTGGGAGAACCGCCCCTGGGGCGAGAAGTTTGCCGAGACCGTTCTGATCCCGATCAAGTCCCAACTCTAG
- a CDS encoding WD40 repeat domain-containing protein — protein MRRLALLPLAALAACSSFSSPCENINAAQDEPAFRTCAFAGSVDEDGAFTREDGAPVAFSAPAPAVTEGAFPDGSEIRDDMWVASGEAPPPPLDSSRWVSTSALAPEANRFALAMRTDGTVRVRSSSGQPLAIVRVAEGEDAIAARKGVAGWPNRATFLAFSPDGATLYGTDAQGNVTGWDAASGEALWSGTAPLDHDGRDGRAVRPDEIRQLAVSDDGARVAVATTAGAFVWDAASGERLASWAIPRTKTSVVGVGFAPGGDHVAVMSSGRYVPPTVRYSSFDENGERTGMAERADFEGYQRAPTVFLMAMP, from the coding sequence ATGCGACGCCTCGCCCTCCTGCCTCTGGCGGCCCTCGCCGCGTGCTCCTCGTTTAGCAGCCCGTGCGAGAACATCAACGCGGCTCAGGACGAGCCTGCCTTTCGGACGTGCGCCTTTGCCGGCTCGGTGGATGAGGACGGCGCGTTCACGCGGGAAGATGGCGCCCCCGTCGCGTTCTCGGCCCCCGCACCGGCGGTCACGGAAGGCGCGTTTCCAGACGGGTCCGAGATCCGCGACGACATGTGGGTAGCGTCCGGCGAGGCGCCCCCGCCCCCCCTCGACAGCTCGCGTTGGGTCTCCACCTCCGCCCTCGCGCCAGAGGCCAATCGCTTCGCCCTCGCCATGCGGACGGACGGCACCGTGCGCGTCCGCAGTTCCAGCGGCCAGCCTCTGGCGATCGTCCGCGTCGCCGAGGGAGAAGACGCCATCGCCGCGCGGAAGGGCGTGGCGGGCTGGCCCAACCGCGCCACGTTTCTCGCCTTTTCACCCGATGGCGCGACGCTCTACGGAACCGACGCCCAGGGGAACGTCACCGGCTGGGACGCCGCCTCTGGCGAGGCGCTGTGGAGCGGCACGGCCCCGCTGGACCACGACGGGCGGGACGGCCGCGCCGTGAGGCCCGACGAGATCCGGCAGCTCGCCGTTTCAGACGACGGCGCGCGCGTGGCCGTCGCGACCACCGCGGGCGCGTTCGTGTGGGACGCCGCCTCTGGCGAGAGGCTAGCCTCGTGGGCGATCCCCCGGACCAAGACCTCTGTCGTCGGCGTCGGCTTCGCGCCGGGCGGGGACCACGTGGCCGTGATGTCTAGCGGCCGATATGTGCCCCCCACCGTCCGCTATTCCAGCTTCGACGAGAACGGCGAGCGCACGGGGATGGCGGAGCGGGCAGACTTCGAAGGCTACCAGAGGGCGCCCACCGTTTTCCTGATGGCGATGCCGTAG
- a CDS encoding DoxX-like family protein, with amino-acid sequence MTHARLRLFARLALAAVWLVEGAVLKVWLREPTELAIVADSRLWVVSPVWTLVAIGWLEIAAGVVLLSGWRERPAVLVTTLAMFAITAGVVWTDPTTLLAPLTGVFKNGALAVCATVVWTLSDAPARARLARGSRGLRRRPLAA; translated from the coding sequence ATGACGCACGCGCGCCTCCGCCTTTTCGCCCGCCTCGCGCTCGCCGCCGTCTGGCTCGTCGAAGGCGCCGTCCTCAAGGTCTGGCTCCGCGAGCCGACCGAACTCGCGATCGTCGCGGACTCCAGGTTGTGGGTCGTCTCGCCGGTCTGGACGCTTGTCGCCATCGGGTGGTTGGAGATCGCTGCGGGCGTCGTTTTGCTCAGCGGGTGGCGCGAGAGGCCAGCCGTGCTCGTCACCACGCTCGCGATGTTCGCCATCACTGCCGGCGTCGTCTGGACCGATCCGACGACGCTCCTGGCGCCGCTGACGGGCGTGTTCAAGAACGGCGCTCTCGCGGTCTGCGCGACCGTTGTCTGGACGCTTTCCGACGCGCCCGCGCGCGCTCGTCTCGCCAGAGGCTCGCGTGGTCTCCGGCGCCGGCCTCTGGCGGCATGA